Below is a genomic region from Populus trichocarpa isolate Nisqually-1 chromosome 15, P.trichocarpa_v4.1, whole genome shotgun sequence.
TCTTAATTAGGTCACTAATTGGTCTAGATTCCCCTCAATTACCAGTCAACAACAGCTAAGCacctactattattattaaggaGCTGTACTTatcaagcttctttttttttctttttttcttttttatcacgcaactcttattttcttctttaaatccGATGATAACAGAAGGTAGTTTTATCCTGAAtgtcaatcaaattttttttttcaaatgatttaaggatgtatttattatattgatttcttgcatttaaataaataaattattttgtgaaTTATGATTTCAAGCTTAAAATTAACTATCAAATCATCCTTTAGAAATAAATGCAAGTTTAAACACTTCTTTGACCATTCTTGGTACACTTTAGGATTGGAAGAGAAAACTTAAGAATAACAAAACCTTTTTATACTGTGATAATGATTActattaaaatacttaatttttttataatatattaaaataatttttttaaaaaaatatttttaacattagtgcattaaaataatattaaaatattaatttaaaataaaaaataaaataattatatttttttaaaaaatattttaaaaaaaaacaaacgtaaacttaaaataattaatagggGTGGGGTAAAAAAACTTTGGGGAttgagattttttcttctttgaactATCATtcgttctctcttttttaagcaTAATTAGATtctttaaacataaattaattagtttttgaattatatttaaattaaatcttgatttaaaatttaatggatCTCATTATCATATGATATTTTCacatttttcaaatatttttaaatcttcatCCATCAACTACCTTTCAATATTCTTATTACTTCATTCATTAACACtacttaacatttaattttaacattttataagcTTGTGATTCACAGacgaaataaataaacaacactTACTAATTATTACTACACAGCAACCTCTCAAAGACAAGACAACAACATTTGATCAACCACAAAACAACAATTCAATAAATCCAGCTGCCGTATCAGTGTAGGAATTGTCGATTGCTTCTGATTAATTTGAACATGAGCTTGCTTGCCCTTGGCTTCTTTTGCAACTGTTGCTGTCCTCACATGTAGTTCTGGGCctgatgacaatttttttttataaataattttcatgTTCATAATCCTTTATTCGAGActaaattacaaattaattagcCTTAATATTCAGGATTATTATATAAGAAACTTTTTGGATATAACAGTTCATCAGAAATGAAGTGCTTGCAGAcaaattgttcaaaaaaaaaaaaaactagtaaggAAGTTTATTAAGAAGAGCCAAAGCATTGCTAGTCAGCATGGCAATATGCACTATAGTCTTCCTGATCTTTCTCATCGCTTCATCACTTATCTTCCTCTCAGCAATTCCATCTGTGCAGGTAGTTTCATCCGTTAACGCAGCACTCATCCATGTTTTTATGTTAGAAATCTGAAATTGAATATGATCATCAGAACCATTTAGGCTGCCTAAAGCCTTCAAAGACTGCTTCAACATATCGATGGAGTCTCCCATTTCATCAATGCAATCTTTAATAATACCAGCTTCTGTCATGCTTAAGTTCCCTCCCTTTGATAAACTTGTTACTAGTTTTGATGTGTTGCTTGCAGCTTTGAGGGTCACAGTGAGCGCTTTGGTGCTTAGTTTGAGGTCATTGGTTTTGATGGTGGAGGTGTAAGAAGAGAGGGACTCGAAGCAAAGTTGTGGATATAAGGTAGAATTGCAAGCTTTTTTCAGGTAATTTGTGTAGGTTTCGCTAGAATTCTTGGTGGTGGTGGCATCTGCTAAGGATATGCATAGAAGAAAAGCAAGAAGCAATGCTAAAGCATTACTTGGAATGAATATTTTAGCTTCCATGATCTCTCTTTATCAATTTCTCTTGATCTCTCACTCTATTTTGCATTGAAAGGTGTGAGAATACCCCAATTTATAGGAAAAATCTGTCGTGGATGCATGCAAGTGAGGCTTTagcatatatttaaaataattcaacaaatCAGAAGGAGATGGCACATGCATGACGTCCATGCAGCTGtagcatatatatttaaaataattcaacgaATCAGAATGAGATGGCATAAAGATATGGTGGCTGTAAGCCATGAGATACGAGATGGCACATGCATGAATGTAATGCCCTCCGCGGGAAGATCTAGAAAATGAGATGATTTTCCGAGTTTTTCATTTACTGACTGTATTTCCAGCTTATcattctataaaataattatattttaaagattattttaaaatttttattctataaattactatatttttaaaaatcatttatatacAGCATAATATTGTTCTTCAAATAAAACCTTTTCAGTTGGTCTTTTTATACATGAGTCGTTCTATCATGAGTACTTTCACCACcgtaatttttaataatagtatATAATAGCTTATTAACACAACCATgaaggatatttattttttcagaaaaagctACTGCATTAATAAAATACCACTGAATATTCACCCTATTTTAGTTCACAAAATATGAACCCCCCTTGCTCCATCAACAGATTGTGATAGATATAGCTACTTATATGAGAATGTGCTCTCTCAGAGGCTCTCAAACATCAGACCAGTaactcaaagaaaacaaaagatcaGGTGCGCAATCTTTATCAAATACAGGTCCAAGGCCTTCAACTTCCACACAATTAGGAAGAGCCATCAGTtccaataattttctttgcgCAATTTTCAGTTCTTTCTGAACTTCGGATATGGAAAGCTTACTTTGGTTACGGAGCCTTTTTTGCTGACAGCAACCAAGTTAAACGGTGCTCAATATATATAGTCAACTTTATAACCTTATTTTGGGCAGAATTATGGTGATAAACACCAACCAACGATCAAGCAGTTCCAAATTGACAAAACGATACTGTTATATACTAAAATTTATCATAGAATTATGAAGATTGAAGTAAAAAGAACAAGTTGCATACcagatttgataaaatttaaacttgaacatgtataatgaatgaaatgaataaaaaatctacatggtacaaaatttttaaaataaaaaataagtggtTAATTATCTTGAATAAAGTGATTGAATATAATGAGTAAGTAATTAATTACTAGAAGTTATCTTGaataattaagatttgaatAATTAAGATGAGTAGGTAGTTATTTGaagttatctttaatttttttatttaaaagagacAAAATAACCAAAATCAACACAACTCAACAAAATAACGATAACTACAACAATAACTACACTGCAGTTCAATCAAGTTCATGgtattttcaaaacttatttattaAGTAAGCATGTAATTATAGGATGATAATCAATAGGTAATATCTTGCAGGCGGTAACTCTGTAAACGAAAAATATCAAGTAAGTTTGCAGTTTCAATTCTATAAACCAAAAATAccggaaatttttttttattatttaggaaTTTCAATTCGTGAATGTAATCAGAGCATGAAATActtaatgaatttaaatattttttttttattttaatttattaaatttgctttacatttaaattgttttaattattttatgagtaaatttaaagtaattaacttgaaactctaattttaaattgcaaattctttttaattaatacaaacacaaaacaatCTACATCAAAAAGATACTAAAAGCAAAAAAGCAAACACAAGCCCTTCGATACAGGACATACAAAGATGGAATGGAACTGGAATTCCCTATCTGACTCCACTGGTAATGGCAGACGGCAGCTGTTTCATTGACTGCCACTCCTGTTTCTTCCCTCCTATCACAGTCATATACTTCAAAAGAGGTGGCAGATCCTCACCACATTCCAATTAGTGGGTAGTGGTAAATCAGAATATGAGGGTGATGAAGCCTTCCAGACCACAGGAAACATGCCATAAGCTTCTGGATTTCAGAAAAATGTTTGCACCAAAAGGAGAAATATGAGTTCTAACAGATATTGAGAGGGCTTTTCTTCTACTTCCACCTTGCAGTATTTCCACAAACTGCACAAAATTAAGTTTTAGCAGAAGGCTGGCCCGATTTCTTGGAGCTTATTGGAACGGGAAGCGACCAGTTTAGTGCGGGCTTTAGATTTCTGTTCTTTATAGTTTCACGTATCAgatacaaatttataaaaaaatagatttcataGCAGCAGTATAGGTTCTGTTACCCTGGCCTCATTTATAAAGCAATCGCCAATCACCAGCATCAAACATGCCTTGCCAGTAGAAATGGCCTGCACTTATCTGGTTAACAGTGCGAGCATCAAAAGCCTTTGATATATCTGGGTTGAAAGATTTCTCAAGCTGCTTTGGTTACTTGCTCAGGGCTATATTCTGGGGTTTTAGAACCAGACATCTTTTGCTTCTTTGTAACACAATCAAAGGCATCCTTAATGGGATTCGGATCCATTTTCACTTGCACTGGCAAAGAACTCCATCACCATGGCAACACAAagcaatataaaattaaaatccctTGCAAATTAGTATCCTACATGGTCCTTAAACTTTGCTTAAATCGAATGAAGCAGTGGTCCAATGATTTTGACTTCTTCAAACTGATTTTGCTACTTAATTTGAGTTGAATGACATTCATGTATCCAATACAAATTTTAAAGTGATCCAATATTTGCTACTTAATTTGAGGCAACTCCAAGGGATTGGTTGCTTAGATTGTTAATGCAGCACTGTTACCTTATCTTGAGTTCAACTTGAAGTTATAAACTCTTTGCTTATATGTAAAGGGATAAGGTATTTATGAGCTACAAGCCTgttaactgtttttttcttagtgATTGTTCTGCATTTGTGCGTGATAATTAAACAATTATTGAATTCTTTAGCTTTCAAATGGAGAATTTACCCTTGATCTCAACATTGAATTTCCAATCATTGGACCCCTGCTTCATTTGATGGACCACTTCTTCCTTTCTGATTTCAACAATTCTGATTTTGACTTTGGTTCTTATAATGATGAGTTGATTTGTAGAGAGAGTTTTTGGTTGATGAGAATTTGAGTGTGGAGCAGATGATTTTGGAAAAGGAAAGGTAGTCCTATGTTGGTTTTGGGAGGAAACGTTTCTGTTTCTGGTTTAGTTTTTGCTCTGTTAGGTTACATGCCTGGTAGGAGTAGAATGAACACAGTTTCGGGAGATGGGATTCAGTGGTCAGCTGCAGGACTGCTGGACAGTGTAGATTTTAaaggtgagaaaaaaaactgaaaaattgattaaaccgagataataataataaaaaaataggccAGCAGTCTTGATGCACTTCCTGGAGGAGAGCTAGCTTGAAGTGAAAGGAACGTTGAGATTTAGAGATAATCAAATGTTCACTACCGAAGACCACTTATTGGATGGTTTCATTGCAGCATGAGATGCAAACTCagtacaattaaaaacaaaaggaggccCAATACTAAGGAGGTTTTGCACACACTATAGCGAAGACCTTCCAGCAGAGGCTTCCCCTTTTAATTTGAATGGTGGTGTAGCTGATGAAGATTAAACAAGTTTCAATTAACCAAACCCAACTAAAACTAattggtttgaactggtttcaatttggtttcagttttaattttcttaaaaaaaaattaattaatttgattatttttttaaataaaaaccaaatcgaaccgaaaatacTCACCCACTAGTGCCCCAGTAGATTTGCCATTAAATCCCACAGTGAAAGAGAAAAGTACCTTCCTTATCTCTTAAGAAAACATGCAGCGAGTAATCAATGCAAATAACGCAGCACCTTCTCAAGTTTTGGCACTTGTTACTACAAGTTGCAATGCGCTTCCCTTGATTCAGCCCCCATGGATTCCCctaggatgattttttttttttggcaataaaACGATATATCTTACATTCAACCACAATTAAACAACATACAAGAAGTC
It encodes:
- the LOC7476751 gene encoding pectinesterase inhibitor 4, producing MEAKIFIPSNALALLLAFLLCISLADATTTKNSSETYTNYLKKACNSTLYPQLCFESLSSYTSTIKTNDLKLSTKALTVTLKAASNTSKLVTSLSKGGNLSMTEAGIIKDCIDEMGDSIDMLKQSLKALGSLNGSDDHIQFQISNIKTWMSAALTDETTCTDGIAERKISDEAMRKIRKTIVHIAMLTSNALALLNKLPY